The DNA sequence AACTTGAGTTTTTGGTCGAAATCAAGGCTGTTTTTGGAGATGATCGAGTAAGACGGTACTCTCACATCCCTGAAAAGATCCCGGTTTTCAGAGCGCATGACCAACTTGAGGAAGCCACTTTTCAAGATGATGGAGTAGAAAAGAGCTCGAACTCCAACGAGCAGACCGTTGCAGTCAGAACGGTGCAGAGTTTTCTTCTCATCACTATCGAGGATTTGAAGGTATCGCCCGGTTCCTACTTCCCAACGGAAGCCCTTGCGCCTTGCAGACATCGGTGCTGACGAACCAACGGTCAATCTGCTTATCCGCGAAGTGACCATTCGGATGTCGTGAGCTACGCTTGCTGTCCGGGTTTTGACAGTGCTGAGTGAGAGGTTTCTGTTCCATAAAAGGTAAACTTTTAGAGTTCAGTGATGATATCGACTTAGCGGGCTTTTCGAGACAATCAACCTTGGTGCTCCAATGTCAGCTTGTGAGAAAACATCAAGCATCTTCATCGCTGCACTGCGGTGGCGATATATCGAGTAACTGCCTAATGTCCTCTATTTTCATCTTACCATCTCCCCAAAAGGTAGCGCCATTTGGTGAAATATATCAAAAATTGTATTACTTTCCATAAATAGGAATGTCCTTCGTTTTAAATTGGAGATAACGAATTGCAGGATCTTGCAGCAGCGGTTCCAGATGTAGAACTGCTTTTGGAAATGCAACCAGAAGAGCTTGGAGCAAAGTTGCTTTTTCTTTTCCGGCAGCGCCTCGAAGGTAGAGAACGATTTGTGCGGCTTGGTAATTGCCTCAGTGAAGTCACAAGAAGGGATAACAATAACCAAACACCCTATCCAGCAGAGCACACTGATCTCATAAAGGTCGCAATTACGGAGGCATGGTCTTGGCTACAAGCTCAGGGAATGCTTATCCCCGCAACTGATGGGAATGGAGAAAACGGGTTCTGCATTCTAAGCCGTAGAGCCAACAGTTTTGAAGATGAGGCCGAGTTTGCGCGTCACACCGTATCTCGCCTTTTGCCAAAAGAGATCCTTCACCCTAGAATGGCAGATAGAGTTTGGTCTGCATTCGTTCGAGGGGAGTTCGATGTCGCAGTATTTCAGGCGACAAAAAGCATTGAAGTCTTCGTTCGTGAAGCCGGGAACCATGGGAATGAGCTTATTGGCATGAAGCTCATGCAAGAAGCTTTTAAACCAGATGGGGGAACTCTTACCGACGAGGATGCAGAGGCGGGAGAGCGGGAAGCTCGAATGCAGTTGTTCCGTGGTACAATCGGATCTTACAAGAATCCAAACTCCCATCGTGACGTAGACATGAATGATCCGATGGAAGCGCTAGAAGTGATTTTCCTAGCGAACCATCTAATGAAAATCATTGAGGCCAGAATTGCTGAGCAGGAAGAGAGTTAGTTGTGGTAGTGACCGAGTTTCTGGATTGGTGCAAAGAGTGAGGTGAAAGGCATCAAACATGAGCAGACCTTCATAAAGAATGCACCATCTGTCAATTTAGGGCTAAAACTGATCTTTCAGCGGCTCCCTTGACTCAGTCTCTTCGAGATCAAAAAATGTGGTGGGAGGGATGGAGACAAAAAGATCCTCATAGCCCACCACCACCACCTCAAAGACCCTCAATGGCGCAGGAAGGGAGCGCAGAGACGATGACCTTCAGGGACACTCCAAGTTCACTCAGGGTGCCTTCTTCAGCGCTCAACCTTCCCAACCACCACTGACGAGCATGAACAGCAGCAAAGACACCAGACACCCTTACCAGTGTCTCGCGGTCACGCTCAGTCGCTCACTTGAAGACCAGCCAAGGAAAGCATCTGGTCCGTCTGTGAGTTCTTGTTGTCATTGTCATTGTCATTGAATTTGTCTGGCTGGATTGTCGTTGGAGGGGTGGGTCTCCAAGAAACACTGTAAGATAACCCATTAAGAGAGACCCAAAGTGATCTTACGTCAATAATCGAGAAGACACCGCGAGGTAACCCGCGATGCCTTGAGTTGATGTTGAGATGATAGGCGTCAGCCCACCACTTCCTTGATCAAATACGACCTTGAACCTCTTCCCTTGCCGTCTACCCTGTAGGTCACTCCAAGATCTTGAAGTTTCCGATAGAATGGACTATCCGTCTGCCTCAGTTGCCTCCTCAGGAAGTCGGTGGCGTGAGTGTTCAAGCCCAGATCAGTTGCCACCTCAGAGATTGCCTTCTCACCCGGCATCATCCCGCTTGCGTAAGACAGCAAAGCTTCCCTGTAAGCTGACTTCTTGGGAGCCTTCTTTGCATGTTGATAGTCCCACTGTGTTTGTTTGATGTTCGGCATGTGGTCCTTGATGCATTTCAGAATGCCTTTG is a window from the Cohaesibacter intestini genome containing:
- a CDS encoding TIGR02391 family protein, with protein sequence MQDLAAAVPDVELLLEMQPEELGAKLLFLFRQRLEGRERFVRLGNCLSEVTRRDNNNQTPYPAEHTDLIKVAITEAWSWLQAQGMLIPATDGNGENGFCILSRRANSFEDEAEFARHTVSRLLPKEILHPRMADRVWSAFVRGEFDVAVFQATKSIEVFVREAGNHGNELIGMKLMQEAFKPDGGTLTDEDAEAGEREARMQLFRGTIGSYKNPNSHRDVDMNDPMEALEVIFLANHLMKIIEARIAEQEES